The genomic DNA GATCAAGTGAATCGAAAAAAAGATACGTCAAGTGATAATGTGGGCGTCTGTACAGGTAACTTCTTTGTTTAGTACAGGTGTACACacttaaattgaattttttaccatgttTTCTTATACTTTGAGAGGCCTCTGACTTTCTTCTTCTCGTTTGTTCCTTCGAGGGTTCGATGTACGTGCACAAGTAAACAgacgtaaaaaataataataataataatagtagtcgtaataataataaattaggtataaaaaaaaagagtaaataaataaaaataaagaaaggaGTCATTGTCTTTTATCATTGCGATGAACAACCTCTTCAGAGCTCTCGAGGGTTGTATGGACTTTATACTACTGCTAAAATACTTTTCATTTGACCATATGTTcttatgtgtgtgtatgtatatacgtTAACATTGTGTTCATTAATCCGTACGTGTcacgaaaattttatttattttatctttgtGATTTAATTCCATTTAATCATTGACATATGTAACTGATAGTATTCTATCGTCATTTCACAATAATTATGTCGTTAAATTTATTCCTAGAATTTAAACGTCACGAtttgttggtttttttatttttattttattcaactataCACTTAtgtagactttttttttggacgaattttaatttgtataaaaaataaccgaTGCAATTTAACTGTATCCCGAATAGTTGTTGTATAATTTAAGCTTGAATCCCacgcaaaataaaatattaattatttaaaaaattttaataaattaaaagtttatcagcagtatggaattatttatttatataaaataaagtttgttGTTACGCCATAACCTGATCAGCACTGTATAGAGGGTGCAATTGGAGggtaaaaaagtatttcaataattaaataaattattcataaatgtaacaacctaaaaataatacattttaCTTCTTATATTAAacgatattaaatttatttacgcagataaaacataataaatatcaaaagttatattaataaagtttTGTTTCCGGGAGGATTATTGAGCATATACATCGACAAGTATTATAATTGTTTGCAATTAAATGGACGATcggtaaaaatgatttttattaagaCGCTAGTTTCATATCACAGCCTAACCACATAATATTGTTATGAGTGGGTGTagtaacaaaaacaaaaaaaatcagaaaggAAAAGTTCCAAAGTTATATATAGTGCGcaaaagataaaaatgtatatagtgaggtgataataattttagggGTAAAGGTGAATGAAAGCTCAAGCGTGGAGAGGGAGTGAGGATCGCTGATGAATTGATAGACAGAGTGTTTACGATTGGCTGCGCGAAAAGTGCGCCGAGGGTGCGTAGTACAAGGGTTACCATTCAACCTACGTACACACTCTACATTGTTCAGTATATAtcatttatatagatatatatactgAAGAGACGgaggatatatatatgaaggATAACGCGGGACTTTTCTTCTCACCGTTACATCTGCAACCGTCGAGTCAGCATCTACCTGGGTTGCATTTTATTGcagcttattttttaaatttattgttaaacaaagtctttttttatttccttacTCGAGTTGTACTtctatttgttataaataaataaacgttaaactaaattttacgCTGACTGCAttcattaaaactattttcttttttttttttttcaatttatttttggattttatcgCAACACTCGGTAAGTTCgattgtttttatatatttttgtgtgTACTAGTGGTATCTATAGTTTACTTAGTGTttagaaaatgtttttttttttttttagtatcaagattattgattttttatttaaaataaatactctaaaatttaattaattattataaacttttttgatttggttttatgttaaaagtgaaaattttcgatgaattagttataaaaaacaaaaatgttatttttgaaaaaggtCTAAAAGGTTTCTGGATTTTTATctagaaaaatgttaaaaaaaaatagtttgcaCAAAAGATGTGATGTGACGTGATATGAGTTTTAAAGTGATACAACTCccttaattcaattaattaaccaCTTTAGCATCGAAGTAATGTTCTCAGTTtttacgatattttttttttattacaaaaaaaaaaaaaaagcaaacaTCCCCTAAAacatataaacaaatttaattaaacacaaCAAAGATTGTACAAACAAatatctaataataataatatattaaattacatattatatatgaaatataacAATCGTGTCGTCATTTTCTGTATTAAGAGACGTATAGTAACATGTGATATTAGAaacacaatattaaaattGACTAGCGAGTAAGAGTATTGTTTGTACAATCGATTTCAATGCCGAATAATGGATGATATGATGCGTCTTAGTATTCTAAAGCAAGACAACAATTGTCCATACGCTGTTAATTAATTCTCCATTTTCATCAagtttaattatctttattaatcGTACCATAAgatcataatatattgtacactcttaactattactatttataataataataataatataatacacactttaataataattaatcattaaaaataaaaaaaaaaaaaacaataagttTTATTACTAACTAAGTAAATTTAGTTGAATacaatgacattaaaaattaattttcgaaGGCTGCGTTTATaactcaataataaaattacgttatTGGCTTCCGGGTTTCCGAGACTCATAAAAATGTCAGTCTAATGCCTACTGTTATAAATATAGACATAAGTtgtacatttaaatatttttagaaaaatttaatgaataatgcTAAGCAACAGGTGATGGAAATACCTTATTATGTTTGCTTGCTGTTATTATTATGCTTGATATTAATAACGTAATAGGCGTTTAAATTTTCTCCAAATTGAATTTTCGTCATCATCAGTATCCAATTTATTGATCATagtctctttatttatttttttctcgtcGACCCAAGGTCCATTTTCATTGCAGTGGACATTGAATTTGAAATCACAGACTTGTTCTTTGGgattaaaatacaaattttttgggCAGTCCATCACCCAAGCAGTTCCGTAAGAACATTTGCAGAATTTCGTACAGTTTTTATGAGCCACGTGGACTGTGCTGTTGGGTGGATTGGTCAATGGACATGGTTTAACACAGTCTGCTGATGAGACGTTTTCTTTACGGTAGTTTTcgttgatattaaattttttcatcatgtcataagtatcaaaattttgaatatttcctGTACATCCTGCTGCATAGGGATAATCACAGACTAAAAGATTTGGGTTGTAAAAAAGAGATGGTGGGCAATCCAATACAACTGGTTGTCCCCAATcacatttacaaaatttattgcagTCTTCATGAGGCAATTGAGCTGTATAAGTTGGATTATTATACGATGGGCATGTCCCAATACAACCTGATTTGTCTGGTTCCGGAGTTACTGGCATAACTGGTTCCGGTGTCGCTGGTGTAACTGGTTTCGGTGTGGCTGGTGTTTCTGATTCCGGTGTTGCTGGTGTTTCTGATTCCGGTGTTACTGGTGTAGGTTTTTCAATACCATTAGCATAAGGACATTGGGCAATATCAGGATCAACACATGTACCATGCAATAAACTGAAATGTGAATTTAATGGGCAATCTTTTGGCTCACCAATCCCATTTTTACAATGACAATACTTTCCACAAATTTCGTGTGCCActaaaataatcaagtctgGATTATCGTAAAATGGACATTCGCTTGTACATTTATAAGATGGTGAGggagttgttgttgttgttgttgttgttgttgttatatAACCATTAACACCGTCACACAGAGCCTTCTCTGGTTCCAAGCACATTGCATCGTCAATACTAAAATGAAGATCTTGAGAACATAATTTGGTTACTGGCATATAATTTTGGCATATACAATATTTAGTACAGTCTTCATGTGcaagcaaataaatttgttgTGGATGATCAGTAGGACACTTTCCAATACAACTTAGAGGTTTGTCACGACAGTCGACTGTTGGATTTGCACAATAAGTGTTGTAACGAATTCCtggttttgaattaaatttaaatgaattgttaGATTCAAagttatgtaaataatttaaaaaattatcgtattcTTGCTCTGATTCTTCAGATGTTGGATTAGTTATTGGTGTGACATCAATGCAGTTAGCTTGTTCTGGATCAGCACAAGTATTATTTTCAGtggaaaaatgtaaatttgcTGGACATGGCATTTCAATAGGTCGTCCATGATCACAGACACAATATTTCGAACAATTAACATTCGGCAAAAATATTACTGAACCATTTAATGATGATTGTACAGGACATTTACCAATACACACTTCCGATGCTGCAGTTATTCCACAAATAAATCCAACAAACaaaactataattttaatttattttttaaattatttaatataaattgaatagattttttttttttttttttttttttttttttttttaataacttaccGATAAATCgtgacattttaaattaattgaattgagGTACTGAGTTAATCTGagaatttatgataaatcaaAGTTTTCTTTACCCTTTTATATACCACAACTCAatcacttaaaataaaataaactgatatagaaaaaaaatatatatgaatatacgAATCAGTGTATTGATGCGAtttattatctataaaaaaaaaataaaagcatcTCCGAACATTCTCATAAATCAtggatataaattttctgtatcattgtattaatttgttaatgataaattttatctttgaaCTTAATCTAAGATAATCAGATTCTCATACTAATATTACACGTTTTTCTATTTTAGATCGGATAACAACATACAGATTGACAATCAATCaagatcaatttattttatttaacccttttttaaaattatgagtcACTCCATGGGATCAAGTAATAACGTTGGTTGTTTGACGTTcgcatggattttttttgtgacGTGGATGCTGGGATCGGAAGTAATGTGTGTCGAGCCTGATACCATGGCTAGACCGACAAgaccaaaaataattaccgaTGTTGATGAATTGAGAAAGTATTTGGATCTTGTTCGTGATTTCTATACAGTCAATAGTAAAGCGAGGTACTGCTTAATGTTTTGAACAAAATTCTTCTAGAATTacattccctgattaaacaactgaattcgaccgaattaaaaattttaattctgttatattctgtcgacttttgcaaaacagaattcaactgaattgaaaatttgaatttgaattaaacagaataaaaccgatttaaaaattccaaattcgttttaattcagtttaattcggattcaaaaccagaaattggagaattattttcgaattaatcagaattaaaccgaatagaattatttaaattcgttttaattttgacaaattcgggttttcctgccgatttagacagaattcatttttaagttaggaaccgaattaacagaatttatctgaattaaaaatttaattctgtttaattcgatcgaattcagttgtttaatcagggttagattcgattataattttattttttttattgatcaaaTTTAACAGAAATGATCAAAAtaggttaattaaaaaaaaataaaacaatattttatctaatagtaaataaatttaaaataaactttggaatttattaaacaataataatatagtttACTTAGCTTGTGAAAGTGTTACTATATTTGTTATTTGATTATTGTCGTAGGTATGGGAAAAGGGGAGTAATCCCAGCAATTATCGTTCACAATCGTCCGCACACACATGTGATTATTGATTCACTTATGAAAAGGCTTGACAATGCTGAAGATAAACATCAACTCCAAGAAAATTCCCTGGAGGAAGAAGTAAATTTTGGAGAAATAAAAGATGACAATCAAGTTGACCAAGTTGACATTGACAAAAAACaagaaattattcttaataaaattcGTATGAGAGTATTATTAAATTCAGTATTACGTAAATggttacataattttaaagtgtaaacgcttatattatttttatctatggCTTTAATggagtttttgtttttgaaagtAATAGATTCAAGGGATggttataaatttactttgaattgaTTTATATTCTGGCTGCAGTgcagatattaaatttttaaaaatatatttattattaaatgaatatatacatatgtaggAATTTAcgcatgtatatatttaaaatattagtattgaaatcaaatttaaaaaaaaaattagtgttataatatttatttatatatacatatatattgagtGATATTTTGCaagatttattattgaaaataataataaaattaaaaatatgatgaTGAACttgatgatataaatattttaataataataaaagtgaaaaaatattaaattcaataaaataacttttaattttacaagatataaaataaaataaagtgataTTAGGTTTACATATTTGttgtatttcaattttatctagaataaataacatacTGATAACTACTGCACGATAGAatgaacagaaaaaaataattttctgtcacactgaaaatatcaatacttttttatttattcatttgttactgagatattttttttagtcaaaaaaattaaaaaaaagaacaaactAGAGACtgtattataataaatgatataaacaaaatagttattaaattctatataaatatatgtatatttttaaacttaaaaaaacttaaataatgattttatataaaaaaaaagaaaaaaaaaaaagaaaagtttgattttataaatttataatctaaaaattaattttaatgtaagTTTACATTGTTATAGAATTAATATTGTATCGTTGAGAATCTGTTAAATCCTCCTATTCCAGAGCACTTAGCGTCTTCGGGATAGTCGCATATTTTAAGATTACGGTTGAAATGTAATTTCTTTGGACACTCCATGACAGTAGGTATACCCCAGTCACATTTACAataaagtttacaaattcCATGAGGTAAGTGTTCTGTGTAGCTACGATCATTTTCTGGTGGACAGTAACCGATGCAACCATCAACAccatttgatattttaatcgTTTTCGGTGTTTCTGGACAGCTGCAATTTTTAGTTTCTGTTGATGATCCATGATTATTAGGTGCTAATGTTGAAGTTGAATGCTTATGAGGACATCCTGGAGTCGTTGGTTCATCATCTACAGGTGGTACGGTCACTGAAAGGTCTAATGGTGTTGTTGAATCGTCATTTTTCGGTGCTAATGTTGAAGTTGAATGCTTCGGGTGATATGCTGGGGTTCTTAGATTATCATCTACAGGTGGTACAGTCACTGAAATGTCTAATGGTGTTGTTGAAACGTCATTTTTAGGTGCTAATGTTGAAGTTGAATGCGCTGGGTGATATACTGGAGTTTTTGGTTCATCATCCACAGGTGGTACAGTCACTGACATGTCTAATGGTGTTGTTGAAACGTCATTTTTAGGTGCTAATGTTGAAGTTGAATGCGCTGGGTGATATACTGGAGTTTTTGGTTCATCATCCACAGGTGGTACAGTCACTGACATGTCTAATGGTGTTGTTGAAACGTCATTTTTAGGTGCTAATGTTGAAGTTGAATGCGCTGGGTGATATACTGGAGTTTTTGGTTCATCATCTACAGGTGGTACAGTCACTGAGATGTCTAATGGTGTTGTTGAAACGTCATTTTTAGGTGCTAATGTTGAAGTTGAATGCGCTGGGTGATATACTGGAGTTTTTGGTTCATCATCTACAGGTGGTACAGTCACTGAGATGTCTAATGGTGTTGTTGAAACGTCATTTTTAGGTGCTACGGTTGATGTTGATAAGTTTGGCCATAAAGTCCATATATGTGGTTTTTGAGTAATCGTATTATTACAATCTTCAATAGCTTTACAAAAACCATACCCTGGGTCAAATATTAAAGACTCTGGACAGTTTTCTACAGTCACTATACCCCATTCATGACAGTGACAATATTTACCGCGGTTCTCATGGGCATATAATAATACACTTTTTTCATCATGTTCAAATGGGCACTTTCTTAAGCAATTAATACGATCGTCACACTTGGCTACACCAATGGGCAAGCACATCCGCTCGTCCCAACTGAAATGGAAACGTTCTGGACATGTTTTAACCGTT from Microplitis mediator isolate UGA2020A chromosome 7, iyMicMedi2.1, whole genome shotgun sequence includes the following:
- the LOC130670860 gene encoding uncharacterized protein LOC130670860 translates to MSHSMGSSNNVGCLTFAWIFFVTWMLGSEVMCVEPDTMARPTRPKIITDVDELRKYLDLVRDFYTVNSKARYGKRGVIPAIIVHNRPHTHVIIDSLMKRLDNAEDKHQLQENSLEEEVNFGEIKDDNQVDQVDIDKKQEIILNKIRMRVLLNSVLRKWLHNFKV